From a single Calothrix sp. NIES-2098 genomic region:
- a CDS encoding multi-sensor hybrid histidine kinase, translated as MNLDKRQIDPSVNLQGIKVLVVDDDTDAREFLTFLLEQQGANVTAVNSSVEAIAIFTQSRPDVLVSDIGMPEIDGYILLRQLRTLAAAQGGQIPAIALTAYAGEIDQQQAIAAGFQCHISKPVEPEILVRVIADLVQQGGGQAKP; from the coding sequence ATGAATCTAGACAAGCGACAGATCGATCCATCTGTGAATTTACAGGGGATTAAAGTTTTGGTAGTAGATGATGATACCGATGCGCGAGAGTTCCTTACCTTCTTACTAGAGCAGCAGGGTGCAAATGTCACAGCCGTCAACTCATCTGTGGAAGCGATCGCCATTTTTACTCAATCCCGGCCAGATGTGCTGGTCAGCGATATCGGAATGCCAGAGATAGATGGTTATATACTGCTACGCCAACTCAGAACTTTAGCAGCAGCACAGGGAGGACAAATTCCGGCGATCGCCCTAACTGCCTATGCAGGAGAAATTGACCAACAGCAGGCAATCGCAGCAGGCTTTCAATGCCATATATCCAAGCCTGTAGAACCAGAGATTTTAGTAAGAGTGATCGCCGATTTAGTTCAACAAGGTGGAGGTCAAGCAAAACCATAA
- a CDS encoding multi-sensor hybrid histidine kinase: MRFWFRHPNLSSLRTRLVLLVLLAVIPSLGLILYTAAVQRRSAALDAQENLLRMVKLAAANQRQASEGARQLLIALSQMPEIREGNVGECNRLLANLLQQYHSYAGLGVVDASGNLICSIPLATKPVNTADRAYFRLAKETRNFAIGEYEIGRVTSKATLNFGYPILDKSGQVQAVVIAALDLAWLNRLVAELKLPAGSVVTITDRQGTVLVRYPDAQNLVGKSVPDAAITKLVLSQIEGTTEAMGLDGVKRLYAFTTLGSSAVNRDIHVRVGMSRTVAFAAANRLLLENLIGLGCVTALAIAAAWVGGDVFLTRKVKSLVQTTQQLQAGDLSARTEFSQESGEIGQLARAFDDMAAAIATREQAIAALNQDLQTLFEVIPIGLLLATDPEFKQIKSNPTFAQILGLAADANVSYTPENAPPPAYKIFKDGRELAPEEFPLRSAAIHKTEIKGTEVDIDRGDGRVFNLFGYAKPLLDEQGRLRGSVAAFLDITERKRTEETLRRTNQTLQTLIEACPVAIACFDPQGIVTLWNRAAEQIFGWSAEEAIGQFMPTVPHRQQEFLASLQTVLSGRSLHGFEVQHQAKDGRMVDLEIWANLTYDAQGNPGCLGIAWDITARKRSEAALRQSEAKYQVLVSNMPGMVYRYVPFANGTAAFTYVSSGSLELLELEPQTILQDANSFLKLIHPDDLPAFECSVAIAVENSSFWQWEGRIITPSGQLKWIQGRSRPEPTEYGLAWDGLLFDITQRKQAEAEREQLLWREQAAREQAEAANRIKDEFLAVLSHELRSPLNPILGWTQMLQKGKLDPQTSFRALESIERNAKLQTQLIEDLLDVSRILRGKMVLNIMPVNLVTVIESGLETVRLAAEAKQIQIQTFVNREKLQVSGDPARLQQIIWNLLSNAVKFTPDGAEIAISLEQISSYAQISVQDSGQGINPEFLPYVFDYFRQENSKTTRRFGGLGLGLAIVRHLTELHGGTVEAASPGEGQGATFTVRLPLITVTAASVPEKATAVQSVDFSQLRILVVDDEADMRDLVKVILEQQGAQVTVATNATEVLMLCDRQPPDILISDIGMPDIDGYMLMQQIRARSPQQGGNIKAIALSAYAAEYDQKQALKVGFQKHIPKPVEPEVLVNTISELIISG, from the coding sequence ATGCGCTTCTGGTTTCGTCACCCAAATTTATCCAGCCTGCGGACTCGCCTGGTATTGCTCGTTCTTTTGGCAGTGATTCCCTCCTTGGGGCTGATTCTTTACACTGCTGCGGTTCAACGTCGAAGTGCAGCCCTAGACGCACAGGAAAATCTGTTGCGCATGGTGAAACTGGCAGCTGCCAATCAGCGCCAAGCCAGTGAAGGGGCACGCCAACTGCTAATTGCGCTCTCGCAAATGCCTGAGATCCGTGAGGGGAATGTGGGGGAGTGTAATCGATTGCTGGCAAACCTGCTTCAGCAATACCATAGCTATGCAGGCTTGGGTGTGGTTGATGCAAGCGGTAACTTAATTTGCAGCATTCCGTTAGCGACGAAGCCAGTCAACACAGCCGATCGCGCTTACTTTCGCCTAGCTAAGGAAACTCGTAATTTTGCTATTGGCGAGTATGAAATCGGTCGAGTAACGAGCAAAGCCACGCTTAATTTTGGTTATCCCATTTTGGACAAGTCTGGACAAGTGCAGGCAGTTGTGATAGCGGCATTGGATTTAGCTTGGCTCAATCGCCTAGTAGCCGAACTCAAGTTACCAGCAGGATCGGTAGTTACAATCACCGATCGCCAGGGAACAGTTCTCGTGCGTTACCCAGATGCGCAAAACTTGGTAGGAAAATCCGTGCCCGATGCTGCTATTACCAAACTGGTGCTGTCCCAAATAGAAGGCACCACAGAAGCGATGGGTTTGGATGGAGTCAAGCGGCTTTACGCCTTTACGACCTTAGGTAGTAGTGCTGTCAATCGGGATATCCATGTCAGAGTTGGGATGTCTAGGACAGTGGCCTTTGCCGCCGCCAATCGACTGCTCCTAGAAAACCTAATCGGGCTGGGATGCGTGACTGCTTTGGCGATCGCAGCGGCCTGGGTTGGAGGCGATGTCTTCCTTACCCGCAAAGTTAAATCTTTGGTGCAGACGACGCAGCAGCTGCAAGCAGGCGACCTCAGCGCCCGTACCGAGTTTTCCCAGGAATCGGGAGAAATTGGTCAACTGGCACGTGCCTTTGATGACATGGCCGCCGCGATCGCAACTAGAGAACAGGCGATCGCGGCGCTAAATCAAGACCTGCAAACGCTATTTGAGGTGATTCCCATTGGTCTTTTGCTCGCAACCGATCCAGAATTTAAACAGATCAAATCCAACCCTACATTTGCCCAAATTTTAGGTCTGGCAGCAGATGCTAATGTTTCTTACACCCCAGAGAATGCACCGCCACCAGCATACAAAATCTTCAAGGATGGTCGAGAACTCGCCCCTGAGGAATTTCCCCTGCGCTCCGCCGCCATTCACAAAACAGAAATTAAAGGGACTGAGGTAGATATTGACCGCGGAGATGGCAGGGTATTTAATTTATTCGGTTACGCTAAACCCCTACTCGACGAGCAAGGACGCTTGAGAGGCTCGGTAGCCGCATTTTTAGATATTACCGAGCGCAAACGCACCGAAGAAACACTCAGACGCACCAATCAAACATTACAAACTCTGATTGAGGCCTGTCCGGTTGCCATTGCTTGTTTCGATCCCCAAGGAATTGTCACCTTATGGAATCGCGCCGCCGAGCAAATCTTTGGTTGGAGTGCTGAAGAAGCGATCGGGCAGTTTATGCCAACGGTTCCCCACAGACAACAAGAATTTCTGGCTAGCCTGCAAACAGTATTGAGTGGGCGATCGCTTCATGGATTTGAAGTGCAGCATCAAGCTAAAGATGGGCGCATGGTAGATTTAGAGATTTGGGCTAATTTAACCTATGATGCCCAGGGAAATCCCGGTTGTCTTGGTATTGCTTGGGACATCACCGCCCGCAAGCGCTCGGAAGCAGCACTTCGCCAAAGCGAAGCCAAGTATCAAGTATTAGTTAGCAATATGCCAGGAATGGTTTATCGTTATGTTCCCTTTGCTAACGGTACAGCTGCCTTTACTTACGTCAGTTCTGGTTCCCTGGAACTGCTGGAATTGGAACCACAAACGATTCTCCAAGATGCCAATTCCTTTTTAAAGTTGATTCATCCAGACGACTTACCAGCTTTTGAATGTTCTGTGGCGATCGCCGTCGAAAATTCTAGCTTTTGGCAATGGGAAGGACGGATAATTACACCATCGGGACAACTGAAATGGATTCAGGGGCGTTCCCGTCCAGAACCAACCGAATACGGGTTGGCTTGGGATGGTTTGTTATTCGATATTACCCAGCGCAAACAAGCAGAAGCCGAACGAGAACAACTGCTTTGGCGAGAACAAGCCGCCCGCGAGCAAGCAGAAGCAGCCAATCGCATTAAAGATGAGTTTCTGGCAGTGCTATCCCATGAATTGCGATCGCCCCTCAACCCCATTCTCGGTTGGACACAAATGCTGCAAAAAGGCAAATTAGATCCCCAGACCAGCTTTCGTGCTTTAGAAAGCATCGAACGTAATGCTAAGTTACAAACCCAATTGATTGAGGATTTGCTCGATGTCTCCCGAATTTTACGCGGCAAGATGGTACTGAATATTATGCCTGTCAACTTAGTTACAGTTATTGAATCGGGGCTAGAGACAGTACGCTTGGCAGCAGAAGCAAAACAAATTCAAATTCAAACCTTTGTTAACCGAGAAAAGTTGCAGGTTTCGGGCGATCCGGCTCGACTCCAGCAAATTATTTGGAATTTGCTATCTAATGCTGTTAAGTTCACTCCTGATGGTGCAGAGATTGCAATTTCTTTAGAGCAAATTAGTAGCTACGCCCAGATCTCTGTCCAGGATAGTGGACAAGGCATCAATCCTGAGTTTTTACCTTATGTTTTTGACTACTTCCGCCAAGAAAATAGTAAAACCACGCGCAGATTTGGTGGGTTGGGCTTAGGTTTAGCGATCGTGCGGCATTTGACGGAACTACATGGCGGTACAGTGGAAGCTGCTAGTCCAGGGGAAGGACAAGGAGCAACATTTACAGTCAGGTTGCCTTTAATAACTGTTACCGCAGCCTCAGTGCCAGAAAAGGCAACTGCTGTTCAATCGGTTGACTTCAGCCAACTGCGGATTTTAGTTGTAGATGACGAGGCGGATATGCGGGATTTGGTGAAAGTTATTCTCGAACAACAGGGAGCGCAAGTTACAGTGGCCACAAATGCTACCGAGGTGCTGATGTTATGCGATCGCCAACCGCCCGATATTTTAATTAGCGATATTGGAATGCCAGATATCGATGGCTATATGCTGATGCAACAAATTCGCGCCAGATCGCCACAACAGGGGGGAAATATCAAAGCGATCGCTCTTTCCGCCTATGCTGCTGAATACGACCAAAAACAAGCTCTCAAAGTCGGCTTCCAAAAACATATTCCCAAGCCTGTTGAGCCAGAAGTATTAGTCAATACCATCTCAGAACTCATTATCTCTGGGTGA
- a CDS encoding MscS mechanosensitive ion channel — protein sequence MNSGISTAWDKVQSMSDGFMALLPNIVLAVIVFLIFLFVASRIKAIVKRLTRNHRYARNLGLVLGRLAQGLTILIGLFIALSIVIPTFRAGDLVQLLGISGVAIGFAFRDILQNFLAGILILLTEPFRIDDQIVFKNFEGTVENIQTRATTIKTYDGRRIVIPNSELFTNSVTVNTAFDNRRLEYDIGIGYGDDIDLAKQLMLEAIDSVNEVLKDPAPDALVMELAESTVNIRVRWWIHPPRRADDLASRDKVLSAIKKKLVANGIDLPYPTQQILFHDQTEETDGDVWRQAAPRLRSRQREGWPSGKGEVPKPRRISDSLRLLAQVRSPQDGNGKT from the coding sequence ATGAATTCAGGAATATCCACAGCTTGGGATAAAGTTCAAAGCATGAGCGATGGTTTCATGGCTTTGCTACCTAATATAGTTTTAGCGGTAATTGTCTTTCTGATATTTTTGTTTGTTGCTAGCAGAATTAAAGCCATAGTTAAACGGTTAACTCGCAACCATCGTTATGCACGTAATTTAGGATTAGTACTAGGAAGGTTAGCGCAAGGATTAACAATTTTAATTGGGTTGTTTATTGCCCTTTCGATTGTGATTCCTACATTTAGGGCGGGTGATTTGGTGCAACTGTTGGGGATTAGCGGTGTAGCAATTGGTTTTGCCTTCCGCGATATTTTGCAAAACTTCTTAGCTGGCATTTTAATTTTGTTGACTGAACCTTTCCGAATTGATGACCAAATAGTATTCAAAAATTTTGAGGGAACTGTCGAAAATATTCAAACACGGGCAACAACAATTAAAACCTATGATGGTCGGCGGATTGTGATTCCTAACTCGGAATTATTTACCAATTCGGTGACAGTTAATACTGCTTTTGATAATCGGCGATTAGAGTACGATATCGGCATTGGTTACGGCGATGATATTGACCTAGCCAAGCAGTTGATGTTAGAGGCAATAGATAGCGTCAACGAAGTTTTAAAAGACCCGGCTCCAGATGCATTGGTTATGGAATTAGCCGAAAGCACTGTCAACATTCGCGTGCGCTGGTGGATTCATCCACCACGCAGGGCAGATGATTTAGCCTCGCGAGATAAAGTACTATCTGCAATTAAGAAAAAGCTCGTTGCTAACGGTATTGATTTACCTTATCCCACACAACAAATTTTATTCCACGACCAGACCGAAGAGACAGATGGCGATGTCTGGCGACAAGCCGCTCCGCGTCTACGCTCTCGTCAGCGCGAGGGTTGGCCATCTGGTAAAGGTGAAGTACCAAAACCTCGCCGCATCAGTGATTCGCTCAGGTTACTAGCTCAAGTGCGCTCCCCCCAAGATGGTAACGGCAAGACATAG
- a CDS encoding multi-sensor hybrid histidine kinase, translated as MFKFKRQIWSYGVAIASVTIATLLMLVLNPDIELTKTSFLLFFGAVTISAWYGGREPGVLATLLSALCATYFFLEPVGSLSLTFASGTRVALFVLEGCLISVLVGSLRIAQQQTKESLCQLKASEAKFRRLIDSNIIGVISADIYNNITDANDAFLNSLGYTREDLLAGRIRWDEITPADLKHLDVPAYEELITKGKNTPYEKALIGKQGQRVPMIVGAALLEDDPEQIISFILDISQRKQAEAALRNSEMQLRLLTDSLPVLISYVDAQCRYRFVNQIYTDWFGLSPEEIVGKHVAEIIGQEAYQAIRPDIEIVMSGQKLSSEKYVLFKTAGWRYVQRYFVPDMGEDGIVQGFYALIIDVTDRRQAEESLRQSEERLRVALKNAPIAVFHQDRQLRYTWIENRTFEYQIDRVLGKTDNDFVCPEEAAILTRIKQQVLETGIGRREEVKLTQLGREYYYDLTVEPLQDANGVAIGVTCAAIDISELKHTELELRQSEERFRLLAEQVQVIPWEIDPKTGNFTYVGPQAVEFLGYPLTAWYADNFWIDTIYLGDREWVPQLFYENSLSLDNYAFEYRMLAADGRIVWLYDVVNVVRQNQEPKLLRGIMVDITQRKRQEETQKYLAEVTKVLASSLDYQTTLNQFAQQMVPHLADWCIVHMPQEDGSIQPVVTAHVNPAKVQWVEEIRQRYPLNQDDLRGIPQVLRTGQSEFYPNIPDALLVDAARDPEHLRLLREIGFRSVIIVPMQAHGKTLGTLTLVAAESGRSYDRTDLALAEELARRAALAVDNARLYQQTQQTQQIAEQFANRTNVLQQITAALSQALTPQQVADVVMRQGIEAIGANAGSVALLVEQGTTLKILQAIGYPESMMNQWSSFPITGSVPLAKTARTGEPLFLENAAVMLAQYPHLAESIATTGNQAFACLPLIAEGRLLGVMGLSFTQPQAFTVEERAFMLTLAQQSAQAISRAHLYEAERIARNAAEAANRVKDEFLAVLSHELRTPLNPILGWSKLLQTGKLDQAKTAQALNTIVRNAKLQVELIEDLLDVSRILRGKLSLNISGVDLVSTIEAALETVRLSAIAKSIQIQTILEPGIGLVSGDSSRLQQVVWNLLANAIKFTPHGGRVEVKLSLIASDASNDKYAEITVSDTGKGIHPDFLPYVFDYFRQEDGATTRKFGGLGLGLAIARHLVELHGGMIWAESPGEGQGATFTMRLPLMPIPNQFPTK; from the coding sequence ATGTTCAAATTCAAGCGTCAAATTTGGAGTTATGGAGTAGCGATCGCCTCAGTGACAATCGCTACTCTGTTGATGCTGGTACTCAATCCTGACATTGAGTTAACCAAAACATCGTTTCTGCTCTTCTTTGGCGCAGTTACGATTAGCGCCTGGTATGGAGGGCGAGAACCGGGTGTGCTAGCAACCTTGTTGTCAGCGCTATGCGCCACATACTTTTTCTTGGAGCCAGTGGGAAGCTTGAGTTTGACATTTGCTAGTGGAACAAGAGTGGCGCTGTTTGTTCTTGAGGGATGTTTAATTAGTGTTTTAGTAGGATCGTTACGCATAGCTCAACAGCAAACCAAGGAGAGCTTGTGCCAATTAAAAGCCAGCGAAGCTAAATTTCGTCGTCTCATAGATTCCAATATTATTGGTGTTATTTCAGCTGATATTTACAATAATATTACTGATGCCAATGATGCCTTCCTCAACAGCCTCGGCTACACCCGTGAAGATTTATTAGCAGGGCGGATTCGTTGGGATGAAATAACTCCGGCTGATTTGAAACATCTTGATGTTCCTGCCTATGAAGAATTAATTACAAAAGGGAAAAATACTCCTTACGAAAAAGCATTAATCGGCAAGCAAGGACAGCGTGTGCCAATGATTGTGGGAGCCGCGCTGTTAGAGGATGACCCAGAACAGATAATTAGTTTTATTCTCGATATCAGCCAGCGCAAACAAGCCGAAGCAGCACTCCGTAACAGCGAAATGCAACTGCGCCTGCTCACAGATTCATTGCCCGTGCTGATTTCGTATGTCGATGCTCAATGCCGTTATCGTTTCGTCAATCAAATATACACTGACTGGTTTGGCCTTTCCCCAGAAGAGATTGTTGGTAAGCACGTTGCGGAAATCATTGGACAGGAAGCCTATCAAGCTATCCGCCCCGATATTGAAATCGTCATGTCTGGGCAGAAATTGAGTTCTGAGAAGTATGTGTTGTTCAAAACGGCTGGCTGGCGCTATGTCCAACGCTATTTTGTCCCAGACATGGGGGAAGATGGTATTGTCCAAGGTTTTTACGCACTAATTATTGATGTCACCGATCGCAGACAAGCTGAAGAATCGCTGCGGCAAAGTGAAGAACGGTTGCGGGTTGCTTTGAAAAACGCCCCGATCGCCGTCTTTCACCAGGATCGGCAACTGCGCTACACCTGGATTGAAAATCGTACCTTTGAATATCAAATCGATCGAGTGCTGGGCAAAACAGATAACGATTTTGTTTGTCCTGAGGAAGCAGCAATTCTCACCCGAATTAAACAACAGGTATTAGAGACAGGAATCGGGAGGCGGGAAGAAGTCAAGCTCACCCAGTTGGGGCGAGAGTATTACTACGACTTGACAGTGGAACCCCTGCAAGATGCCAACGGTGTTGCGATCGGCGTTACCTGTGCGGCGATCGACATTTCCGAATTGAAGCATACAGAACTAGAACTGCGCCAAAGCGAAGAACGATTCCGCCTATTGGCAGAGCAAGTTCAAGTCATTCCCTGGGAAATCGATCCAAAGACAGGAAACTTCACTTATGTCGGCCCCCAAGCTGTCGAGTTTTTGGGGTATCCGCTGACAGCCTGGTACGCTGACAACTTCTGGATCGATACTATTTATTTGGGCGATCGCGAATGGGTTCCCCAGTTGTTTTACGAGAATTCGCTATCCTTAGATAACTACGCCTTTGAGTATCGAATGCTAGCAGCAGATGGTCGAATTGTCTGGCTCTACGATGTCGTGAATGTCGTGCGGCAGAACCAAGAACCCAAACTACTGCGGGGAATCATGGTTGACATTACCCAGCGCAAACGCCAAGAAGAAACCCAAAAATATCTGGCAGAAGTCACCAAAGTACTTGCCAGTTCCCTAGACTACCAGACAACCTTAAATCAGTTTGCCCAGCAAATGGTTCCGCATCTGGCGGACTGGTGTATTGTGCATATGCCTCAAGAGGACGGTTCCATCCAACCCGTTGTTACTGCTCATGTCAATCCAGCCAAAGTCCAGTGGGTAGAGGAAATCCGACAGCGCTATCCGTTGAATCAAGACGATTTACGAGGAATTCCCCAGGTTTTACGCACCGGGCAATCTGAATTTTACCCAAATATTCCCGATGCTCTGTTGGTAGACGCCGCCCGCGACCCCGAACATTTACGTTTGCTGCGAGAAATTGGTTTTCGTTCAGTCATCATCGTGCCCATGCAGGCGCATGGTAAGACTTTAGGAACCCTAACATTGGTAGCTGCGGAATCAGGGCGTTCCTACGATCGAACCGATCTAGCTTTAGCTGAGGAACTAGCTCGCCGTGCTGCCCTAGCGGTAGATAATGCCCGACTGTACCAGCAAACTCAGCAAACACAACAAATCGCCGAACAGTTTGCCAATCGTACCAACGTGTTGCAACAAATCACAGCTGCCCTTTCCCAAGCTTTGACTCCGCAACAAGTTGCCGATGTTGTAATGCGGCAAGGAATTGAAGCCATCGGGGCAAATGCGGGTTCTGTGGCGTTGCTGGTAGAACAGGGAACTACTCTCAAAATTTTGCAAGCGATCGGCTACCCAGAATCGATGATGAATCAATGGTCGAGCTTCCCCATCACGGGGTCGGTGCCTTTGGCAAAAACAGCAAGAACAGGAGAACCACTCTTCCTGGAAAACGCTGCGGTAATGTTAGCGCAGTATCCTCATCTAGCTGAAAGTATTGCCACCACTGGAAATCAAGCCTTTGCTTGTCTGCCTTTAATTGCAGAAGGAAGATTGCTCGGCGTCATGGGGCTGAGTTTTACCCAGCCACAAGCCTTTACTGTGGAAGAACGGGCATTTATGCTGACGCTGGCGCAGCAGAGTGCCCAAGCCATCTCCCGCGCCCATCTGTACGAAGCAGAACGAATCGCCCGCAACGCCGCAGAAGCAGCAAACCGCGTCAAAGATGAGTTTCTCGCCGTTCTTTCCCATGAGTTGCGCACTCCCCTCAACCCGATCCTTGGTTGGTCAAAGCTACTGCAAACGGGTAAGCTTGACCAAGCCAAGACTGCACAAGCCCTGAATACTATCGTGCGGAATGCCAAGTTGCAAGTTGAACTGATTGAAGACTTGCTCGATGTCTCCCGGATTCTCAGAGGCAAACTCAGCTTAAATATTTCTGGGGTCGATTTAGTATCGACAATTGAAGCGGCATTGGAAACGGTGCGGTTGTCGGCGATCGCCAAATCTATTCAAATTCAGACAATACTGGAACCCGGTATAGGGCTGGTATCGGGTGACTCCAGTCGATTACAGCAAGTAGTTTGGAATTTACTTGCCAATGCGATTAAGTTTACACCCCACGGGGGAAGAGTTGAGGTAAAGCTGTCATTGATCGCTAGCGATGCGTCAAATGACAAATATGCCGAAATTACCGTCAGCGATACAGGTAAGGGCATCCACCCAGATTTTCTCCCTTATGTGTTTGACTACTTCCGTCAAGAGGATGGCGCTACCACGCGAAAATTTGGCGGATTGGGGTTAGGATTGGCGATCGCGCGTCACTTAGTCGAATTACACGGCGGTATGATTTGGGCAGAAAGTCCGGGGGAAGGGCAAGGGGCAACTTTTACCATGAGACTACCGCTAATGCCGATTCCCAACCAATTCCCAACCAAATGA
- a CDS encoding peptidase S1 and S6 chymotrypsin/Hap, with translation MHNQEKSTRANLGKSLRVMSAKQGRMLLPLCGIMVGFLSSCSRELTREAPSATVVSPTVSETQNQSPRPLTPTAEDNNFVVEVVEKVEPSVVQINTSRTIKSQAPQLPDALNDPFFRRFFGENLPTQPQERVVRGLGSGFIIDPNGRILTNAHVVNNADTVTVSFSDGRTVEGKVLGQDTVTDVAVVQIPGNNLPAVQIANPDSVKPGQWAIAIGNPLGLQQTVTVGVISAINRSLNLSTRPSSYIQTDAAINPGNSGGPLLNARGQVIGVNTAIIQGAEGIGFAIPIDTAQRIAQQLITQGKVEYPYLGIQMVTLTPEVKQRINNYPNSNIRITADRGILVVRVVPNSPAARVGLRAGDIIQSMNNQSITTSEEVQQVLEKNGLNNNLQIQVLRNGQNLQFTVKPEPLPSQNNIQS, from the coding sequence ATGCATAATCAAGAGAAATCTACTAGAGCAAATTTAGGTAAATCGCTAAGAGTAATGTCAGCCAAACAAGGGCGTATGCTATTACCTTTGTGCGGCATAATGGTAGGATTTTTGAGTAGCTGTTCGCGAGAATTAACTAGAGAAGCTCCCTCTGCAACTGTTGTTTCACCTACAGTTAGTGAAACACAAAATCAAAGCCCACGCCCACTGACGCCAACTGCTGAGGATAACAATTTTGTAGTTGAAGTTGTCGAAAAAGTAGAACCGTCTGTAGTGCAGATTAATACATCCCGAACTATCAAAAGCCAAGCACCACAATTACCTGATGCGTTGAATGACCCATTCTTTAGACGCTTTTTTGGCGAAAACTTACCAACACAGCCTCAAGAACGCGTAGTACGCGGTTTAGGTTCTGGTTTTATCATCGATCCCAATGGACGAATTCTCACCAATGCTCATGTTGTCAACAATGCAGATACGGTGACAGTATCATTTTCTGATGGTCGTACTGTTGAAGGTAAAGTTTTAGGGCAAGATACAGTGACAGATGTTGCAGTGGTGCAAATTCCTGGGAATAACTTACCAGCAGTACAAATAGCAAATCCTGACTCTGTAAAACCAGGACAATGGGCGATCGCGATCGGTAATCCTTTAGGTTTACAACAAACAGTAACAGTAGGTGTCATTAGCGCAATTAACCGTTCCTTAAATCTTTCCACTAGACCTAGTAGCTATATTCAAACCGACGCAGCCATTAATCCCGGAAATTCCGGCGGGCCACTCTTAAATGCTCGCGGTCAAGTGATAGGAGTTAACACAGCAATTATTCAAGGTGCTGAAGGTATTGGCTTTGCTATTCCTATAGATACAGCACAACGAATCGCACAGCAATTAATTACTCAAGGCAAAGTTGAATATCCTTATTTAGGTATTCAAATGGTAACGCTAACACCCGAAGTTAAACAAAGAATCAATAATTATCCCAACAGTAATATCCGCATTACCGCAGACCGAGGAATTCTGGTTGTTCGTGTTGTTCCGAATTCTCCTGCTGCCAGAGTTGGATTGCGCGCTGGAGATATTATTCAATCAATGAACAATCAATCGATTACTACATCTGAAGAAGTTCAGCAGGTTCTGGAAAAGAATGGCTTAAATAATAACTTACAAATCCAAGTGCTACGCAACGGGCAGAACTTACAATTTACGGTAAAACCTGAACCGTTACCATCTCAAAATAATATCCAGTCTTAA
- a CDS encoding XRE family transcriptional regulator, which translates to MSAMEEPDLAVLVRETRQRLQLSQVKFAEKLGFSFQSVNRWENGRTKPLPVALKQIEALLHSLGDRGEDLLAKYFSSERI; encoded by the coding sequence ATGTCTGCTATGGAAGAACCAGATCTTGCCGTTTTAGTACGTGAGACGCGGCAACGTCTTCAACTCTCACAAGTCAAATTCGCCGAAAAGCTAGGATTTTCGTTTCAAAGCGTGAATCGCTGGGAAAATGGCCGCACAAAGCCTTTACCAGTAGCATTGAAACAAATTGAAGCTTTATTGCACTCATTAGGCGATCGCGGGGAAGACTTACTAGCTAAGTATTTTTCCTCTGAGAGGATTTGA